One window of Quercus robur chromosome 12, dhQueRobu3.1, whole genome shotgun sequence genomic DNA carries:
- the LOC126709672 gene encoding uncharacterized protein LOC126709672, translated as MNSSLMLRRFCCFNTSSSSLNSSSKKKPLVFLGSPQVSTTVLDALFNVSTAPDSLFQVAAIVTQPPSRRDRGKKVMPSPVAQYALDRGFSSDLIFTPEKAGEDMFLSNLKALQPELCITAAYGNILPRKFLNIPPLGTVNIHPSLLPLYRGAAPVQRALQDGVKETGVSLAFTVRALDAGPVIACERLEVDDQIKAPDLLEFLFSKGSELLIRELPSILDGSAKVKAKPQDDSKATSAPKITPEESWLYFDKEALVLHNKVRAFAGWPGTRAKVVVIDNKNGHHNILELKIITTRVCSHNNVQGNEVDDVTFVKDALAFPCAGCTTLEVLEVQLPGKKVISAAAFWNGLRGQKVKKL; from the exons ATGAATTCCTCGCTGATGCTTCGTCGTTTTTGCTGTTTcaatacttcttcttcttctctcaacTCCTCTTCAAAGAAGAAGCCCCTTGTCTTCTTGGGCTCTCCtcag GTCTCTACAACAGTCCTTGATGCCCTTTTCAATGTATCTACTGCTCCAGACTCCTTATTTCAG GTTGCAGCAATTGTTACTCAACCACCTTCTAGAAGGGATAGGGGGAAAAAGGTGATGCCTTCTCCAGTGGCACAGTATGCTCTCGACAGAGGCTTCTCTTCTGATCTCATTTTCACACCTGAGAAGGCTGGAGAG GACATGTTCTTGTCAAATTTGAAAGCTTTACAGCCGGAACTCTGCATTACAGCAGCATACGGAAATATTTTACCCAGAAAGTTTCTCAATATTCCACCATTGG gGACAGTGAATATACACCCTAGTCTGCTGCCGCTGTACCGTGGTGCTGCTCCTGTTCAAAGAGCATTACag GATGGAGTTAAAGAAACAGGAGTATCATTGGCATTCACTGTGCGTGCACTTGATGCTGGACCTGTCATTGCCTGTGAAAGATTGGAAGTTGATGATCAAATTAAG GCCCCTGATTTACTTGAGTTTCTATTTTCTAAAG GATCTGAACTTCTAATCCGTGAACTTCCGTCTATATTGGATGGATCAGCTAAGGTGAAAGCAAAACCTCAAGATGACTCTAAAGCTACCTCAGCTCCAAAG ATAACTCCTGAAGAATCCTGGctatattttgataaagaagCTTTAGTTCTACATAATAAG GTTCGTGCATTTGCAGGATGGCCAGGAACTCGAGCTAAAGTTGTAGTTATTGACAATAAAAATGGTCACCACAATATTTTAGAGCTTAAAATTATAACTACAAGAGTTTGCAGCCATAACAATGTTCAGGGAAATGAAGTCGATGATGTTACTTTTGTCAAGGATGCCTTGGCATTTCCATGTGCAGGGTGCACGACACTTGAG GTTTTGGAAGTTCAACTTCCTGGGAAGAAGGTGATTAGTGCAGCTGCCTTTTGGAATGGCTTGCGAGGTCAAAAGGTGAAAAAGTTATGA
- the LOC126709140 gene encoding ABC transporter G family member 14 — translation MCSPVHFGKQVKRNSLTSPFPQSSPPSTPTPKSSNNIILAVPFNCMEPKPENGGSDPMETLPEMSDPQNTAVLAYPVQANSQSVYQRTLYPITLKFEEVVYKVNLDRKESCWGSWTSREKTILNGITGIVSPGEILAMLGPSGSGKTTLLTALGGRLNGKLSGKITYNGQPFSGTIKRRTGFVAQDDVLYPHLTVTETLFFTALLRLPNSLTQEEKAQHVENVITELGLTRCRNSMIGGPLFRGISGGEKKRVSIGQEMLINPSLLLLDEPTSGLDSTTAQRILNTVKKLASGGRTVVTTIHQPSSRLYHMFDKVVLLSEGSPIYYGPASTALEYFSSINFSTSMTVNPADLLLDLANGIAPDSKQATEQGENAEREQKLVKETLISAYDKNISTRLKAELCDANNYNYARDGSKRHDMKSEQWCTSWWHQFKVLLQRGLRERRFEAFNRLRIFQVISVAVLGGLLWWHTPTSHIEDRIALLFFFSVFWGFYPLYNAVFTFPQERRMLIKERSSGMYHLSSYFLARTVGDLPLELALPTAFVCIIYWMGGLKPEPATFIFSLLVVLYAVLVSQSLGLAIGAILMDIKQATTLASVTTLVFLIAGGYYVQQIPPFIVWLKYLSYSYYCYKLLLGVQYNEDDYYECSKGVMCRVGDFPAVKSMGLNHLWVDVAIMGLMLVGYRLVAYLALHRVRLR, via the exons ATGTGCTCTCCAGTTCACTTTGGGAAGCAAGTTAAAAGGAACTCCTTAACTTCTCCCTTTCCTCAATCATCACCACCATcaacaccaacaccaaaaaGCAGTAACAACATAATTTTAGCCGTGCCCTTCAACTGCATGGAGCCAAAACCAGAAAACGGTGGCAGTGATCCTATGGAAACTCTGCCTGAGATGTCCGACCCCCAGAACACAGCTGTCCTTGCCTACCCTGTACAAGCCAATTCTCAATCTGTTTATCAACGCACCTTGTATCCTATAACTTTAAAG TTTGAGGAGGTGGTGTATAAAGTGAATTTGGACCGGAAAGAATCCTGTTGGGGTAGTTGGACCAGCAGAGAAAAAACCATATTGAATGGGATAACAGGTATTGTTTCTCCAGGAGAGATACTAGCAATGTTAGGTCCATCTGGGAGTGGCAAAACCACCCTCCTTACAGCTCTCGGAGGCCGTCTAAATGGTAAATTGTCTGGAAAGATCACATACAATGGTCAGCCTTTTTCTGGTACCATAAAAAGAAGAACAGGATTTGTTGCTCAGGATGATGTTCTATATCCACATCTCACTGTGACCGAAACTCTTTTTTTCACCGCACTCTTGAGGCTACCCAACAGCTTGACTCAGGAGGAAAAAGCACAGCATGTGGAAAATGTTATCACTGAGCTGGGATTGACTAGGTGCCGGAACAGCATGATAGGGGGGCCACTCTTTAGAGGAATATCAGGTGGAGAAAAGAAGAGGGTGAGCATAGGTCAGGAAATGCTAATTAATCCAAGCCTACTATTGCTAGATGAGCCAACCTCGGGCTTGGACTCAACCACAGCTCAACGCATCCTGAACACAGTCAAAAAGCTTGCCAGTGGGGGTAGAACTGTGGTCACCACCATTCACCAGCCCTCAAGCAGGCTGTACCACATGTTTGATAAGGTAGTCTTACTCTCTGAGGGGTCCCCCATCTATTATGGTCCTGCTTCTACGGCCTTGGAATATTTTTCCTCAATCAACTTTTCCACTTCTATGACCGTCAATCCAGCTGATCTCTTACTTGATCTTGCTAACG gAATCGCCCCTGATTCCAAGCAAGCAACTGAGCAAGGTGAGAATGCAGAACGAGAACAGAAGTTGGTCAAGGAAACCCTGATTTCAGCCTATGACAAGAACATTTCTACAAGGTTGAAAGCCGAGCTTTGCGATGCCAACAACTACAATTATGCAAGAGATGGTTCTAAAA GACATGACATGAAATCAGAGCAATGGTGTACAAGCTGGTGGCATCAGTTCAAGGTACTGCTCCAGAGGGGCCTGAGGGAGAGGAGGTTTGAAGCCTTCAACAGGCTCAGGATTTTCCAAGTTATAAGTGTTGCCGTACTTGGTGGACTCTTATGGTGGCACACCCCAACATCTCACATTGAAGACCGC ATTGcattgctcttcttcttctctgtaTTCTGGGGATTTTACCCACTCTACAATGCAGTTTTCACATTTCCCCAAGAAAGAAGAATGCTAATCAAGGAACGATCATCAGGAATGTATCACCTGTCTTCCTACTTCCTAGCCAGAACAGTTGGAGACCTGCCACTGGAGCTTGCGCTCCCAACTGCGTTTGTTTGCATTATCTATTGGATGGGTGGACTTAAACCCGAACCAGcgacttttattttttcactacTAGTTGTTCTCTACGCAGTCCTTGTCTCCCAAAGTCTTGGCTTAGCCATTGGTGCAATTCTTATGGACATAAAACAAGCCACTACTTTAGCTTCTGTGACAACCCTTGTTTTCCTCATAGCAGGAGGATACTATGTTCAACAAATTCCTCCTTTCATAGTCTGGCTCAAGTACTTAAGCTATAGCTACTACTGTTACAAGCTTCTTCTTGGGGTTCAATACAATGAGGATGACTATTATGAGTGCTCAAAAGGAGTGATGTGCCGAGTTGGAGATTTCCCTGCAGTCAAATCTATGGGTCTGAACCATTTATGGGTAGACGTGGCCATCATGGGCCTAATGTTGGTGGGTTATCGACTTGTTGCTTATTTAGCACTGCATCGAGTGCGGTTGAGATAA